In Chrysemys picta bellii isolate R12L10 chromosome 4, ASM1138683v2, whole genome shotgun sequence, the sequence ACAGAAATGCTGGGTATGTGGGAGTCTTCGGTCTGGGAAAATGCTGGATAGCTGGAAGTATTTGCCTTAGAAAGACACTAAGGACCTGGGAGCATTAGCTAGAGAAAGACCTTGGTACCCGTGTGCCTGGCAGTATTAGCCACAGCAAGTCGTTAGGTACCTGGGAATATTAGCTCTAGAAAGTTGCTGGGTACTTGAGTAGCTGGAGCTATGCTAGGTACTGGGGCGTATTAGCTGTAGAAGGATGTCGGGGGGTATTAGCTCATGAAATGCTGAGTACCAGGGAGTATTAGCTGGACAGATGCTGCATCCCAGAGAGTATTAGTTATAGACGGATACTGGGAGGTACCTGGGAGTATTAGCTCAAGGGATGCTGGGTCCCAGGGAGTATTAGCTAGAGTACCTGCAGTATTAGCTGGCGAGATGCTAGAGGGTACCTGGGGGTGTTTTCCAGGCGACGGTGCTCAGCCTGGAGGATCACATCTCCTCGGAGTTCGGGAAGCTGCGGGGCTGGCTGGCCACCCGGGAGGAGGAGTGGCAGGATCAGCTGCGGCGGGCGGGCAGAGCCCAGCTGCGTGCGATGCAGAGGAACCTGCAGGAGCTGGCGGGGAGATGCCAGGCAGCCCAGGAGATGCTCACCGAGGCCCAGGCCCGCCTGCCCCAGCAGAACACCATGGAGTTCCTGACAGTGAGTCCAGCGcctcctagaggggaaaggccccgtctcccattccccacccccctgagccagccagtcccccaccaTGGAGCCGGatgggagccggtgccccctagagggaaaAGACCCCGtgtcccgttccccacccccctgagccagccagtcccccaccatggggccagatgggagccggcgccccctagaggggaaaagccccgtgtcccgttccccacccccctgagtcAGCCACTCTCAGCGCCCCACAGTGTCTTAAAGAGACAGAACTATACTAatttcttgtctctctctctctccatgtccGTCCCCTCACAGGACATAAAATCTTCCCTGGACTGGTAAGTCTGCCACTGCAGAAGCAGCTTCATTCCCTGATTCCCCCCACACCTCTATCCTCATTGCTCACTAACACACCCTATGGGGGGGGGCGGTTCTTCCCTCTTACATAGGATGAAACAGCAACCGGCTACCCCTCGTGGGACGAATACGGGGTCCCTATCACAGACTCTGGGGCAATTCAAAGGGCCGATCCAGTATACTGCCTGGAAGGACATgaaatccatcctcaacataggTAAGAGATGGGtttcagcagggggcgctctcccctggcagtcagggctggacCCAGTGCCccagtgcggcgctagggggcgctgtgctgcagggagtggggcagggggttcaatAGGGGGTTCCATGTTAAACCAACCCTGCCCCATACCTCCCTGTTCCTTTTCCCTCCCCAGATCTCCCCCGGGTGACGCTGGATCCCGCCACGGCTCATCCCTGCCTGGTTCTCTCGGAGGATCGCACCTGGGTCCGGGATGGCCCCCTTCGCCGGCCCCTCCCCGACACTCCCGCCCGCTTCGATTTCTGCGTGGCCGTGCTGGGCGCAGGGGCGTTCGCCTCTGGGAGGCGCTACTGGGAGGTGGAAGTCGGGGAGAAGCTGGCGTGGACGCTGGGCGTGGTCCATGCCTCTGTCAGCCGCAAAGGGAAGATCCATGCCTCCCCCAGCAAGGGATTCTGGGTCATTCGGCTCCGGGGCGGGGCCGAGCTCATGGCCAAGGACACGCCCCCAATGGTGCTCCACCCCCAGGCCCTCCCCCACAGGATTGGGGTGTACCTGGACTACGAAGGGGGCCAGGTTTCCTTCTATGATGCCCAGGGCATGGCCCATCTCTATACGTTCAGCACCCGGTTTGCAGAGAGTGTGTATCCCTATTTCTGCCCCGGGCTCTACAATTCGGGGGGGAACGCTACCCccctgaaaatctgccccttgccctgagccagccagtcctctGCTCTGAGGCCAGattggagccagcgccccctaaaggggaaaggccccatatcccatttcctgcccccctgagccatccagtggCTTTATAAGCACCACCTTACGCATTGAAAAAAACTCTCAAACCCattgtgacggtgctgcccgtgggagccagctgaggttactcaattagggtgaactgcaaacaaaatggggcagccaaaccccaaacgctggtggatatttcaatacttagatttaccaaccagcacaaaacagcttctatagaacctcactggttactcagagtccaaccaacgcagttcccttaaagtgcccagcgtccggcctccgtccagacacacacgtcagatatgatgatgattactgacaatcttatctcatcatataaaagaaaaggttcttccaaccccaaaggatcagccacatacccaggttcaattacaATGTAGATCTTATCCAAAATACCCGcttatagtcaattcttattaactaagctaaaatttattaaaaaagaaaagggagagagcgttggttaaaagatcaatatacagacagactcgaattcaattcttgaggttcagacacagcagagatgagcttgtcgttgccaaaagtccttttagaaatagtccagaggttatagtccaacgTCCAtgttcagggtggctccagtcagtgactggggatctcaatccttgtggcttaaggtttccccctcttgaaacccaaagcagatctgagatgaagtaggatcgtgtcccagggtcttatacatttccagcagcctttcggcctgagaaaacaataggcttaattctccttccaaacatcctggcaattagtgcagggtaatttatccattaaacagttctgatacaggttaccacaaccttcaaagagacagagacaataatactatttcactcaagtatcattataaatgttaatattcctgttttgatctttgaattaaagtgaTAGCAacagacaagacttgtttgcttacatcacaagccctgagcaaacatttccccttgagatctctaacaatgcagacttgcatttaatttttaataaattaatggagatatcccatctcctagaactggaagggaccttgaaaggtcatagagtccagccccctgccttcactagcaggaccaagtactgattttgccccaaatggccccctcaaggattgaactcacaactgtgggtttaacaggccaatgctcaaaccactgagctatcccccccccccttagaaaTTTCAAACctctattcatttacagatcttcctaaccagtccttaaggttcacccatgggtcagatcagtctgagttaattaactctttctggccctgtcaccttccaacaaaatattatattacactcagaACATCACACCCATCATCCCCAGCTGTTTGGTCCTCCAAAGCAAGAGGAGCCGAGTGCAAGGCCAGACTGTATCCTGccaagcagggactctgaaaaggatCTAAAGGTCCAGCTAGTGTGACCCTGGCATGCACAAACAGGGGAATGGCGAGAAGGAGCCGAGGGTTtatttggccctggtgcgacCGCGGCTggggtcctgtgtccagttctggtgcccaccactCGAGAAGGACATGGATTGACTGGAGCGGGGTccgagaagagccaggagaatgattaaaggattggacaacctgccttagagtgagagactccGGAGCTCAAGCTGTTTAGAGGAACAAAGAGAAGGCCACGGGGCGACTAGATCATGGTCTACAAGTACCTCCATGGGGAACAGACGTGATCGTGGGctcctcagtctagcagagaaaggtctgacACGAGCCAATGGCTGGAGGCTGAAGCTAGACCCGTTCAGACGGGAAATATGGTGCAAATTTGTAACAGGGAGGGGAATTCACCCTGGGAACAatttccccagggctgtggtggattttccatccctGGCAAGTTTTCAACCAAGAGTGGATGGGGTCATGGTGGCAGCTTGGCGCTAGGCCCTGGATCATCTGAAACAACGCCGCAGATACGCGCTTGGTCCTCACAGGAGACAGATTTCTATGCTGCTCTATGCTCCATAATCGGTGGGCGGGTGATAAGAGGCGAAGACGCGCTTGTGTTAAAGGTACCGgcgtgggagccaggactcctgggttctagctaGAGGTGGTGGGAAATTTTCCAAAGATGGACCATGTTTGTGTAGGGGGAAAATGCCATGGAAACATTCTGATGACATTTCGGGGAGGAGGGaacggcggggagggggggagaatcaGATCAgggcattttgatttttttgcttcAACgtgatgtttcattttgatttttttgaattTTGACGTTCTCAGCCCTACActatttaggcttggaaggattggaTTTGTATCAGtcaatgtcaatttcactgtccACACCCCCAAAGTGACCACAAAATCGAAACGGACAGATAATCAAAGAAACATGTGGCTTGTGAACTTTAGAGACAATCACTAAATAATTCGCTGACACTCCCCGAATTTCCTGCAATTGAGAaagtttaaattgataaaaaaaaataaaaaaggttcaAAATAAACATCGATATCAGTCCAAATTAGAAATTCCGAATCTAGTTCTCCCAATCCGAATAGTCATAGAATATAAATTTCAGTCAAAATTAAACGTAACTATTACGTGCTATGtagaatatttaaatataatgATATATGTATACTTAtacaatgaatatttaatatacAATATTTCATAGTCTGGCTTTTAAAAAGGTATATAAACAATTGTCTATTTACTATAACTATAGATAATTGTTTATAGGACATAATTTTTGGTAAAGGTTGAAATCGGACGATAACATTTTGATTGACGCAAAGTGATATTTTTCGCCCCGAACGTCATTTTTCAAGAAATTTCACACAAAAATAATTGTTTgggaattgaaatatttttgaaatgttggTGTTTTCTGCTCAATGCAAAAGCTGCTTCTTGCCCAACTTTTGTTCTGTCCGTAGGTGGCGAGCAGTGGGGTCAAGTAGGTTAGAGTCAGGGGAGAGGTGGCTGTGAACTAGGACGcctggattctatccccagctctgggagggaagccgGGGCTagtggggactgggagtcagaacacctggattctatccccagctctgggagggaagcagggcctagtggggactgggagtcagaacacctgggttctatccccagctctgggagggaagcagggcctagtggggactgggagtcagaacacctgggttctatccccagctctgggagggaagcaggggctagtggggactgggagtcagaacacctgggttctatccccagctctgggagggaagcagggcctagtggggactgggagtcagaacacctgggttctatccctggctttgTCACAGACTCCCCATGTGACCTCTGTGGAGTCACTGAATCagtttgggcctcagtttccccatgtgtaaaatgggggaatgatcctgcctttgtctatttagactgtgagcttaTAGGGGTAGGGGCTGTCTCTTTTCACCTTGGTCCAAATATTTTGTGCAGAAAGATTTCCCAgcgaactgatttttttttgcaagaaaatGTCTACTCTAGCTAAAGCAATTGATTTTTCCATCAAACAAATTCAAAATATTGTGAATCTTTACCAAAAGAAAATACCTCAAAACCCTGAACTGCACTTTGTGTTGATTGAAGTCCTAATGAAAATTGCTTTGAATTGGAAAAAGCAGAAATTTCAGTTAATTCAAAAGACGATTTTCTTTCATTTGTGATCAATAAACATGTTTCCCTTTTTCGTAAAAAGGATGCTAATTACAATGTTCACGTCGTTATAACGAGGAAAAGTCAAATATTTAATTTGATGTAACTAGGATTTAATTTAGTTTCAATAGAAAGTTCAATCATCTCACGTCGTTACAAAAATCATTTCCATTCAATTTCCACGagaaaaagtgtttaaaaaactTTGTGtctaaaaaaaacaccaccatttTCTGGGTGGAACAgtggaaatgtaaaaatatttccttgttctgtcaatatGAACTTTCATCTAGTTTTGATCAGACAACGGCTTAAATATGGCAGGTGGCGTCAAACAATGTCAGTGGGATCGAAATGTGTCCAAAATGGTGATTTGTTTGGTTGGTTCCATCAGGGCAAAGGCTCCTTATGTTACAAAAAAGACCCCAGATCTGTTCGTTTTAATCCGGAATAAAATCAAAACGGAC encodes:
- the LOC101932520 gene encoding LOW QUALITY PROTEIN: nuclear factor 7, ovary-like (The sequence of the model RefSeq protein was modified relative to this genomic sequence to represent the inferred CDS: deleted 1 base in 1 codon), yielding MASPDPQLRSLSEEFSCPVCLDWLQDPVTLPCGHVYCQGCIETTWGTLGVPPACPECREPCPDRRYAPCRLLTKLIDQARGLSPGGAEEGARPGGRCQEHSEPWRVAGGAFAGELCREPVTYENLRFLPIHQATGQHQEELSSAIAQLESSLAGVLKLKTEKEERIWNHQATVLSLEDHISSEFGKLRGWLATREEEWQDQLRRAGRAQLRAMQRNLQELAGRCQAAQEMLTEAQARLPQQNTMEFLTDIKSSLDWMKQQPATPRGTNTGSLSQTLGQFKGPIQYTAWKDMKSILNIDLPRVTLDPATAHPCLVLSEDRTWVRDGPLRRPLPDTPARFDFCVAVLGAGAFASGRRYWEVEVGEKLAWTLGVVHASVSRKGKIHASPSKGFWVIRLRGGAELMAKDTPPMVLHPQALPHRIGVYLDYEGGQVSFYDAQGMAHLYTFSTRFAESVYPYFCPGLYNSGGNATPLKICPLP